The window ATAGAGATGATAATTAGTCGGATTTTGGGAATAAGATTATGGCAAAAATTAGAATTACAAAAGAGTTTAAATTTGAAACTGCTCACGCTTTAAAAGCTTATGATGGACTTTGTAAACATATTCATGGTCATTCTTACGAATTATTGGTTACAGTAATTGGTAATCCTATAGAAGATAAAAGCTCCCCTAAATTAGGAATGGTAATGGATTTTGGCGATCTTAAGATGATAGTGAGAGAAGAGATAGTGGATAAAATGGATCATGCTTTGGTTTTAAACAAAGATTCAAAAGCAGCACAAAATTTATCTGGTAGCGATGATATGTTTAGTCGTTTGGTATTGGTTGATTATCAGCCAACAAGCGAAAATATGTTAATAGATTTTGTAGATAGAATCCAGCCCCGTTTGCCCGATGGTATTAAGTTGTATTCTATGTTTTTACGCGAAACAGTAACTTCTTATGCCGAATGGTTTGCTTCTGACCAAGATTAATTTCTCCTGAATTTATTTTTTTTAGGCTTATTCGTTTTAAAACTTTTTGGACTGCTGCTTTCTTGCACTTTTACTTTGCGAGCTAACAATTTTTTTATCAAATCAGGTCTATTTTTTAAAACACTCCTAATCCAAGATGCATTTTCTCCTTTATACCAAAAAAAGAAACGGTGTTGTTCTTGTTTTTCCAGTTTTTTTCGTGCGGTATAAACCTTTTCTAAAGTATAGGGGTGGTAACCGGAGTAGTAGGCTACGGTGGCAACTGTCATTGGTGTTGGAGTAAAGTCTTGTACTTGCTCTAAATGAAATCCCATATCTTTAGTTTCGGCGGCTAAATTGGCCATATCTTCCAGTTTGGATTCAGGATGTGAGGAAATAAAATAGGGGATAAGTTGAAGTTTTTTTCCCAGCTTCTGATTGATGGTGTCAAACTGTTTTTTAAACGAGTGAAAATATTTGAAAGATGGTTTACGCATCATCTTCAGCGTTTTGTCAGAGGTATGCTCCGGAGCTACTTTTAATCGTCCACTAACGTGGCGGTCGAGCAGTTGTTGCATATATGCATTCATTCCTTTTTCATCTCCTTCTGTATTAAAATCCTTCACTAATAAATCGTAGCGAATACCGCTTCCAACATAGGCTTTCTTTATTTTGGGATGAGCATCTACTTTCTTGTAAATATTAAGCAAGGCTTGATGAGAAGTATCTAAATTATGACAAACAGTAGGATGAATACAAGATGGGCGTTTACATTGATCGCATAACTCCTGATATCGTCCTTTCATTTTGTACATATTTGCCGAAGGACCACCTAAGTCAGAAATATTTCCTTTGAAATCAGGCATCATAGTTATTTGTTCAACTTCTTTCATAATAGAAGCTTCTGATCGGGAAGCAATAAATTTTCCTTGATGTGCCGAAATAGTACAAAAGCTACATCCTCCAAAACAACCACGATGCAGATTCACTGAAAATTTAATCATTTCAAAAGCGGGAATCGGGCCTCGTTTTTTGTATTTGGGATGAGGTAAACGAGTATAAGGTAAATCAAAAGCAGCATCAATTTCCTTTTCTGTCATGGTTGGAAAAGGAGGATTAATAATTACCGTATCTTTTCCAATTTGTTGCAAAATTCTTTTAGCGTTTATTTTATTAGATTCTTGTTCTATATGTTTAAAGTTTTTGGCAAACTTCAATTTATCTTTCAAACATTCATCGTGAGAATATAATTTAACATCACGCCAATTTTTATTTTGCGGAATAGTTTGTCCTTCTATAATAAGAATTCCTGTTTGAGGAATAGTATTTAAAGCTTTGAAAGGAACGCCTTTTTTTAATAATTCCAAGATAGACAGTAAAGGCTGTTCGCCCATTCCATAAACCAATAAATCTGCTTTACTTTCTTTTAAAATGGAGGTTTTAAGTTTATCCGACCAATAATCGTAATGTGTTAATCTACGTAATGAAGCTTCAACGCCACCTAATACAATTGGAATATCGGGATAAATATTTTTAAGTATATTGCAATAAACAATTGATGCGTAGTCGGGGCGGAAACTTTTATCACCTCCCGGAGTGTAAGCATCGTTGGAGCGTAGACGTTTGTTGGCGGTATAATGATTTACCATAGAATCCATATTCCCGGCAGTAACTGCAAAAAATAGTCGGGGTTTACCAAATTTTTTAAAATCACGTAAATCATCTTTCCATTGGGGTTGTGGAATAATACCAACGCGTAAGCCTTCTGCTTCGATAATTCTGCCAATAACTGCCGCACCAAATGCAGGATGATCAACATAAGCATCACCGCTTATTATTACAATATCCAGTTCTTCCCAGCCTCGTTGTAACATTTCCTTACGAGTAATAGGAA is drawn from Bacteroidales bacterium and contains these coding sequences:
- a CDS encoding 6-carboxytetrahydropterin synthase; amino-acid sequence: MAKIRITKEFKFETAHALKAYDGLCKHIHGHSYELLVTVIGNPIEDKSSPKLGMVMDFGDLKMIVREEIVDKMDHALVLNKDSKAAQNLSGSDDMFSRLVLVDYQPTSENMLIDFVDRIQPRLPDGIKLYSMFLRETVTSYAEWFASDQD
- a CDS encoding YgiQ family radical SAM protein, encoding MYKEPRIEDWLPITRKEMLQRGWEELDIVIISGDAYVDHPAFGAAVIGRIIEAEGLRVGIIPQPQWKDDLRDFKKFGKPRLFFAVTAGNMDSMVNHYTANKRLRSNDAYTPGGDKSFRPDYASIVYCNILKNIYPDIPIVLGGVEASLRRLTHYDYWSDKLKTSILKESKADLLVYGMGEQPLLSILELLKKGVPFKALNTIPQTGILIIEGQTIPQNKNWRDVKLYSHDECLKDKLKFAKNFKHIEQESNKINAKRILQQIGKDTVIINPPFPTMTEKEIDAAFDLPYTRLPHPKYKKRGPIPAFEMIKFSVNLHRGCFGGCSFCTISAHQGKFIASRSEASIMKEVEQITMMPDFKGNISDLGGPSANMYKMKGRYQELCDQCKRPSCIHPTVCHNLDTSHQALLNIYKKVDAHPKIKKAYVGSGIRYDLLVKDFNTEGDEKGMNAYMQQLLDRHVSGRLKVAPEHTSDKTLKMMRKPSFKYFHSFKKQFDTINQKLGKKLQLIPYFISSHPESKLEDMANLAAETKDMGFHLEQVQDFTPTPMTVATVAYYSGYHPYTLEKVYTARKKLEKQEQHRFFFWYKGENASWIRSVLKNRPDLIKKLLARKVKVQESSSPKSFKTNKPKKNKFRRN